The genomic segment ACTTCTGTCTGTCTGTCATATTGAGGATATTACGCTGTACTAAAGCATAGTTTGGTTCTAGGTAGTTTAAACAGCTCCTTCCAAAACTTACTGGTGAAATCCTTATCTTTGTCGGAGACAATGGATCGAGGGAACCCGTGTAACTTGATGATTTCTTACACAAACAGATTTGCCACGCCTGCTGCTGTAAATGGATGCTTCAACCGTAAGAAATGCGCATagttagaccatctccaatggttttctctatttttttcccctataatagaggaactctataatagaggtgagtttcactccaatggtcctctataaaatagagattgctattttttcctctatttatagaggaacctttgtaaaaagaaatagggttcctctataaatagaggaaaaaataacaatctctattttagaagtgagaatagaggaccattggagtaaaactcacttttattatagagttcctctattatagaggcaaaaatagaggactattggagatgcccttagacACTCTGTCCACCACCACCAAGATCGTGTTATTGTCTCTCGACTTTGGTAGTCCTTCGACAAAATCCATGAACAAGTCTTCCCATATCTTCTCTGGTATTGGCAGAGGCTGTAGTAGTCCCCGAGGAGCCAAAGTCGAGTATTTGTATCTCTGGCAAACTTGACATGCAGCAACATATTGTCTGATGTTCTGCATCGTCCCCGACCAGTAGAACATATCACTAATCCTTTTCTGCGTTTTGAGTACCCCTCCATGTCCACCCATTTTTCCATCATGAAACTCCTTCAGGATCAATCCGATGACTGTAGAAGTTTTTGGAATAACCAGTCTACCTTGCCTAAGCAACCGTCCGTTCACCAGTGAGAAATTTGGATGAGATTCAGCATTTGTAGCGAGATCTCGGAAAATGTTCTGCAGTTCCTCGTCCTTATCTAACTTAGAAAAAATTTCCTCCAACTGGATTGCCGCAGGGATCGACATAACAAACAAGGTTGATACCACTTCTTTGCGTAACAAGGCATCTGCCGCTTTGTTCTCTAACCCCAGTTTGTACTGAATGTCGAAGTCGAACCCTAGCAATTTTGAGAGCCATCGTTGGTAGTCCATGTTGATCTCCCTCTGCTCCAACAGGAATTTCAGACTCTTCTGATCCGTTCTCACCAGGAACTTCCTTCCTAGTAGATAATACCTACGCTTTTGTATAGCAAAGACGATTGCCATCAGATCCCTCTCGTAAACTGACTTGAGGCGTTGTCTATCTGTCAAGGAATGACTGTAATAGGCCAATGGTCACTCCTTCTGCATCATTATTGCTCATAGACGCAGTTACTCGCTCTGTTTGAAACTCATGCTGGTGGATATCGAGTAGTTCGCATTTGTCAGGGATTAGGTTTTGATCACTCCTTTCGGGTTGATGTCGTAGGACAAAGTGGAGGGATCTGGTTATTGTGGTGGACGGATGTCGGTTTGGTGTCAATTGTTGAGTCCTCCGAACAGTTTGTTCATGCTAGGGTGGATGATGGAGTGAATCTGATGCATATAATCGTCGTCTATGCAGCTCCTACACTGACCAGACGATGTGGGCTTTGGGATAAGAGGAGTGAAGTGATTCAGGGGATCAGTGAACCTTTTATGGTGGGTGGTGATTTTAATACTGTTTTACGGCTGGATGAACGGTCAGGCGGTAATGGACGTTTGTCTCCCGATTCACTAGAGTTTGGTTCGTGGATTAATGCTAACTCCCTGATCGACATGGGGTTTAAGGGCAATAAATTTACATGGCGGAGAGGGCGTGTGATTCATAATTATGTGGCTAAGTGCTTGGACAGGGTGTTGTGTTGTGCTCAGACACGTCTAAGATGGCACAAAGCAAATGTGACGTATTTACCCTTCTTGGCATCGGATCATGCCCCAATTTATGTGCAGCTGAGTCCAGAGGTTCAGTGTGATCCGCGGCAGAGACCGTTTAGGTTTGAAGCTACGTGGTTGTCCCGTCGTGAGTTTAAAGATATGTTGGCATCGTCCTGGGATACGGCGATTACAATATAATTAGCTTTGCAGAGATTGACAGTTACGCTTAAGAAGTGTAACTATGAAGTCTTTGGAGATATCCAGAGATGGAAAGAGCGTCTGTCTGCGGCGATTACAAGGGTGCAAGATCAACTGGATGTCCATCAGTCAGATATCCTATTGAGTGAGGAAGAAGGGTTGATCAGAGAGCAGGAGGAGGTTctctggtttcaaaaatcaaggGAGAAGTGGATTGCTTTGGGGGAGAGGAATACAAAGTTTTTTCATACCTCCACTATTATTCGAAGGCGAAAGAATAGGATAGAAATGCTGAAAATGACGAGGGAAGATGGGTCTCGGATGCGCAGGAGTTATAACAAATGGCAATTGCCTTTTATAAGAAATTGTACTCGCTGGAGGAGGTTGATCTGGAGGCCGAGAGTCTTTTACAGACTGGTTTTTTGAAGTTAACTCAGGGGGAGCTTGCAAAGTTGAGTAAACCTTTTACTGTTGTTGAAGTGGAGGATTCAGTTTGAAGCATGGGTAGATTTAAGGCTCTTGGACCAGACGGGTTTCACCCGGGCTTTTATCAATCTAGCTGGGATGTGGTGGGTCCCTCCGTGGTTCGGTTTATCCTGGAGTTTTTTGAGTCAGGAGTCCTACCTCCTGAGGCGAACGATGCTTTAGTTGTTCTGATTGCAAAGGTGGTGAAACCGGAGTTTATGTCCCATTTTTGGCCTATAAGCTTATGCAACGTTTTATTCAAAATGATTACGAAAACAATGGTCACTAGGCTGAAGAAAGTGATGCCTAAGCTTATTGGACCTGCTCAAGCAAGTTTCATTCCAGGAAGATTGAGTACGGATAACATTGTGGTGGTTCAAGAGGCAGTATACTCTATGCGACGTAAGAAAGGGAACAAAAGGTTGGATGTTGCTGAAATTGGACCTTGAGAAGACCTATGATCGGGTTCGATGGGATTTCTTGGAGGATACTCTACGTGTGGCGGGTCTATCTGATAACTGGCATTGTTGGATTATGCAGTGTGTGGAGAACCCGTCAATGACGGTCTTATAGAATGGGGAGAAGACGGGACCGTTTAGACCATCCAGAGGATTCCGACAAGGTGATCCTTTGTCACCATACCTCTTCGTCCTATGCTTAGAGAGACTGTGCCATCTGATTAGTTAGCGGTGGATGCAAAAGAATGGAAACCAATTTGTTTGTCGAGAGGGCCCCAAGACTCTCACATATTTGTTTTGCCGATGACCTAATTCTTCTTGTTGAGGCGTCTGTTGCACAAGTACGAGTTATTCCGAAGATGTTGGAGCGATTCTGCTTTGCCTCGGGACAGAAAGTGAGCTTGGAGAAGTCAAAAGTATTTTTCTCGGAGAATGTAGGTCATGATCTAGCGGAGAGGATAAGTGAGGCAAGTGGGATCAAGGCTACTAAATACCTAGGGAAGTATTTTGGGATGCCAGTCCTAAACGAATTAACAAAGCGACCTTTGGTGAGGTTTTAGAAAAGGTTTCATCGTGAGCTTTATGAGTTTTGCTGGCCGCTTAACTCTAACTAAGGCTGTTTTATCATCCATCCCAATTCACTCAATGGGTACCATTTGCTTACCAAAGTCAATATGGGCTTCTTTGGACAAAGTCTCCCGAGGGTTACTGTGGGGGAGTGTGAGGGAGAAGCGGAAACTCCATTTGGTGGCTTGGGATACCATGTGTTTACCTAAGTGTGAAGGTGTCCTGGGGATTCGTAAAGAACAGGGTATGAATAAAGCTCTGCTTGGAAAGGTCGGATGGCGTTTACTGCATGATACCAATAGCTTATGGGCATGGATTTTGAGAGCTAAATATAAAGTGGGTAGTGTTTATGACGGATCATGGTTGGTGCCTAAAGGAACATGGTCTTCAACTTGGCGAAGTGTATGTGTGGGGTTGCGAGAGGTGGTACTACCAGGACTAAGCTGGGTGATTGGTGATGGTAGTGAAATACGGTTTTGGCGTGACAAATGGCTCCTAGATACGCCTTTGTTAGACGTGGCAACTGCGGAGTTGCCGTTACATTGGTTGGAAATTAGAGCTCGTGATACTTGGCAGAATACCACGGGTGGCATTTGAGTCAGTTGGTTCCATATTTAGCGGAGACGGtacaactttgtttgaaatCAGTGGTCATTGATAATGTTACTGGTGCTCATGATCGACTATCGTGGGGTGAGACAGCGAATGGATGCTTCATTGTGAGTTCGGCGTATAGGCTGCTGTGCAAGAATTATGCTCACCGGCAGGACATGAGCAGACTCTAGGATTGTATTTGGCCTGTGAGGACTATAGAGATATTCCTTTGGCTTATTTCTCATCAAGTGGTGATGACTAATGTTGAACGGTTTCGCCGACACTTGAGTACTTCAAGTCTTTGTTCTGTTTGCAACGGTGGAGAGGAGACACTGTTACATGTTTTGCGGGATTGTCTAGCCATGGCAGGTGTTTGGCAGCGTATAGTATCGCTGAGTAAGCGTTATGCTTTTTTTGCAGCCTCTTTGTTGGAATGGTTAATTGTTAATCTGAATGATACTACGGGAAGTGAAAGCTATTCTTGGGCTACCTTGTTCATGGGAGCAGTTTGGTGGGGGTGGAAGTTGAGGTGTGGAGATGTGTTTGGTGGTTTGGGCAAGTTTCGTGACAGAGTTTATTTCTTAATAAAGTTAGCAGAGGAGTGTTATATGGCGTTTTTGGCATTGGGTGGTGAGCGTGCTGAAGGGGGCAGTGAGGAACGTTTTATAGCATGGTCTCCTCTGTGAGTTGGCTGGATAAAACTGAATACGGATGGGGCCTCGCATGGTAACCCCGGGAAGGCGACAACTGGAGGTGTACTACGTGATGGTGAAGGTAATTGGCTTGCGGGTTTTGCTTTGAATATCGGGTTCTGCTCAGATCCTCTTGCAGAACTGTGGGGAGTCTATTACGGGTTGGTGATGGCATGGGAGAAGGGCTATAAATGAGTGGAGCTTGAGGGGGACctctaagggcatctccaatggtaCTCTATTTTTGCCTATAATAGGTGGGTTTTattccaatggtcctctatttttacctctaaaatagagattgctattttttcctctatttatagaggaaccctatttttttttttacaaaggttcctctataaatacagaaaaaaatagcaatctctattttatagaGGACCATtagagtaaaactcacctccaTTATAGAGTTCCtttattatagaagaaaaaataaggaaaaccattggagatggtctaaggtAGTGGTTGGGTTTCTAACATCAGGGATCAATGATAATCATCCCCTGTCTTTCCTAGTACGTTTGTGCTATGGCTTGATTTCGAAGGACTGGTTAGTCCGTATTTGTCACGTGTATATGGAGGCTAATTGTCTTGCAGACAGATTAGTGAACTATGTGCTTTCTCTTCCTTTAGGTTTTCATTCTCTGGATGTTAGGCCTGATTATGTTCAAGGTCTACTGTTTGAGGATGTTATTGGGTGCACTCGTGCACGGACTGTCAGAATGTAGTTTgctttttcttgtatttttttaataaatggggAGGCTTTGCTTCCCctcttctaccaaaaaaaaaatgataatagtaTAGGCCTTCGCCATATTTCTATGATTTTCTTCCTTAAAGTCTTCAAGGATGCTTGGTATATATATTAGCATATTGTAGATCCTAGTTAAGGAAATATCAAATCTCAAaataactagaaaaaaaaaatctagttaaACAAGgtgatattaattaattatttatcatttaataaagtaaagaaaaaaaataatgataataaaaaaacttattcaacGAAGGTTTTTCATggatttaaaatattagtagatTTCTGAATCCAATGGTTTTGTAGATGCATTAAACGTGGATTTTGACATCAttagtggatttgaaaatcATTACTAATGGTTATAAAGTCACTAGtggacttttttttcttttgaccgtaaataacaaaatataatttatccaTAAATTGTGTGTTGTGAATTAAAgccaaattaaataaactaaaatattaaaatgttacattaCAATACGGTGGTATTGCAactgttaaatataaaattaaactaataaaattattaaaaccttaTGTTAGAAAGTAAattcataacaaaataaatacttaaactGCATAAATCATTATTCTCGCTTTTAGTTTTCATTACTAGCTAGTTGCATCCCTCCACATTTGCTGAGCCATTGCTTTTCTCCATATATTaccactttctcttttttgatcTTGTGTCTCAAAAACTTCTTCATTATTTTGAGAACCATCTAATGGAGTGTTGTCTTCCATGTTTGCTTCATCAATAACTCCAAATTCTTCTTCAAGTACAAGAAATTCATCTGACCGACACTGCTTGCGCAGACAATTGTGTAAGGCTGCACAAGCCAACACTAATTCTGTCTGTGTTTTATAAGAACACAGAGGAGCggttttaaatattacaaaccATGATTTGAAAactccaaaaactctctcaatCAAGTTTCGTAAAGATAAATGACGATGATTGAACAATTCATGAGGAATTTCCGGATCACAACCTTGGCCAGTAAAATCTTGGAAGTGATACTTAATAGCTTGAAAAGGAGCCAAAAATTGGCGTCTATTCGCAAATCCACAATCagctaaataaaatttcttgagaaaaaattataatatgtaattattagcttatcatataatacataaaattattagtttatcataaaatataataattaccTTGTGGAACCACAAATCTATTAGTCCTTCTTGTTAAAGTATCATATAATACTTTTGAATCATGTGCTGAACCTTCCCATCCACTGTGAACGTATATGAATTCCATATCAATGTTGCAAACAACCAATACATTCTGCGATATTACTCCTTTTCGATTACGGTAGCTTTGAGCCTTATTGTTAGATAGCATAGGAGGTATTTGTATACCATCAATTACTCCCAAAcaattctaaaagaaaaaataggaCTGagatattagttttaaaaaacacaattgtaaacaaaatagaaagaaatataaaCTACATATACATACCTTGAAATAAGGGTAAAATCTTGAAGCTACCATAATGTTAGGCTTGGCCATCAAAGTCGGACCAATTGTATTTATTGCCTTCATAACCTTATGGAAATTTGTACTTGTAGCAAATTTTGATCTTCCAAAAATATCTCTAGTGTGACCATACCTTGAATTTAGGTATTATTGAACATACACCtttgtgttataaaatattcaaggtGTGGCCTTCAAAGTGTCACACTAGAGTGCTAAagtgttataaaatatttagcaCTTCAAAGTGTTATAATTTGCGTGAGTTTATACACCTTTGAGTGTTAATGTGTTATCACTTCAA from the Camelina sativa cultivar DH55 unplaced genomic scaffold, Cs unpScaffold00519, whole genome shotgun sequence genome contains:
- the LOC109131561 gene encoding uncharacterized protein LOC109131561, with the translated sequence MTGLGFDHSFRVDVVGQSGGIWLLWWTDVGLVSIVESSEQFVHARVDDGVNLMHIIVVYAAPTLTRRCGLWDKRSEVIQGISEPFMVGGDFNTVLRLDERSGGNGRLSPDSLEFGSWINANSLIDMGFKGNKFTWRRGRVIHNYVAKCLDRVLCCAQTRLRWHKANVTYLPFLASDHAPIYVQLSPEVQCDPRQRPFRFEATWLSRREFKDMLASSWDTAITI